Within the Cervus elaphus chromosome 13, mCerEla1.1, whole genome shotgun sequence genome, the region cctggcgtgctgcagtctatggggttgcaaagagtcagacctgactgagcaactgaactgaggcgTATTTTGAAAGATCAAAAGTGTTTTTtgtgattttgaaaaattttaagcacATTTGAGAAGAAAGGCTCTGGAATCACACTATATAGGTTGGAGTCCTGGCTTTTCCACTGATAAATACTTTTACTTcctgtgcctctgttttcattATCTGTAAACACACTCCATAGAGCTGTTGTAAACATTAAATGAAATCCTTCAGGGCGACGAGGGGGCGGGCCGTGCGCGGGAGTCCATGTGGGCGCCTGCTGCCGGGAACCGCGCGGGTCGCCATGGCGGAGCTGCAGCAGCAACTCCGGGTGCAGGAGGCGGTGGACTCCGTGGTGAAGAGTCTGGAGAGGGAGAATATCCGGAAGATGCAGGGCCTTATGTTCCGGTGCAGCGCCGCCTGCTGTGAGGAAAGCCAGGCGTCCGTGCAGCAAGTGCACCAGTGCATTGAGCGCTGCCATGCACCTCTGGCTCAAGCCCAGGCCCTGGTGACCAGCGAGTTGGAGAAGTTCCAGGACCGCCTGGCCCGGTGCACTATGTATTGCAATGACAAGGCCAGAGATTCCATAGATGCAGGGAGTAAGGAGCTTCACGTGAAGCGGCAGCTGGAGACCTGCGTGACCAAGTGTGTGGATGAGCACATGAACCTCATCCCAACCATGACCAGGAAGATGAAGGAGTCGCTCTCATCCATGGGGAAATAGCTGTCTGCTAGTGGCCATCAGGGCTGAGGGCAGGAATCGATTTAAAAGGAGGAATGGGGATTTGGGTCTTTTAGGGAGAGTTAAGGAATGAGGAAATTAAGGATGGCAGCAAGTCTAAGGCCTGTGTTTCTTTCCTCTGGACACTGGTTCCTTTGTGTTTCAATCCTagaaagtgaaatggaaaaaaaaaaacggtgCTAAAATTTGGGTCACAGATAGCACAGGAGGTTTGTTGTGAGCCTGAATTTCATGTGGCAAGTACTTCTGCCAATAGGGAGTCTCCCTTGTCCCAAACCGGGGCCCTCCAAGGTACCAGATTCTCTTACTACACAGATACCAAGAGACCGGCAGGTTCATGTAACCTGCTTATGGTCTACTGGAGTATGAAAAGAGGTGTTTCTATTTGTTGCCCACCTGCTGTTTACCAGAAGGATCACTACAATATTTTCCACATACTAATAAAATCCATGCAGTCACTAATGTCGAAAGGGGCAGGGGGCTTTAGGgggtttgttttgcttgtttttcttttatagacaAGGGCATGACGTTAAGATGTAAAGTTGGGAGAGGCAGTTTGGATAAAAACTTTGAAAGGGTTCCTGCAGGTACTCATTTCTCCATCAAGATGTGGATGTGTGTTTCTTAAAATTCTCACACATTACATCATTCAGCCTGGAGACCCTGCAAAAATGTAAGAAGCGATATCACACTGGTAAGGGAAGCAAGTGTTCCCTCTCACTGGCAGCCATGGTGGGCCCTGAGGCCGCCTGCAGCAGAGTCAGCCAAGCGACAAGACAATGTTACAGTGACGCTTGGCCTTGAAGGGAAACAGGATTTTGACAGTATTATATGCTCATATTCAGGAACGAACAGTGAAAGAGGAACTATTAGCTACTTAAATAAGAGGGTTGTGAAGTACGGGCTttggaaaaatctgtttttcatgAAACAGAATGAAAGCCTAAACCCAGTATTGCTTACTTTGCCCCCTGAAATAACAGAGCTTTGTTGAGACAATCCCCTGGCAACAAAAAAGTCAAGGGAGGAAAAGTAAGCAACTCGGGGATGAACTGCGATAAAGGGACTGCCCTCCATTACCAAATACCACTTTTGCCAGGGCCTTTGCTACATGTGTTGTTCTTGTCCCAGTTCTGGCCCCTTATCATTTTGATaaggaccttgttttttttttttaccaacttaGTACTTGAAATGATAATACTGTCTGTTTGCTGTTTCAAGACTGTGATATATTTTCCTAGTGGtttggttttcaaaataaataagacttaattttcttaaaaaaaaaaaaaatcgttcaACAGAaccttcaataaatgtttactatttATTTACCTTAAgtcattttagttatttattccAAACAAATAATGAttgtatcacttttttcttttatttaaaaatcttcaaaatgtGGTCCGAGAAAAGAAACCATGGTGGTATGTAAGGTAGCTGTATGCGCTAAAtattggtcataagttttctgaGTGCGGTGCTATGTTTTGGGGGAAATTTTAgactattactttttttttaaactgtgtacAGGGCTTTGCAGATTAGCTATAAGTCTGCACTGAGCAGTCTCTGACAATTAGGTATGTCTTTAATAGCTAATTCGTTTTCGAAGATTCCTTCTTGATTCTGTTAACATGAAAAGATGAGGACTCCTACTGTTTACATCCTTCTTATACCAGTCTCCACTCCCCTCAAAAAAGTCTGTTTAAGTAAACATGTGATGAAGTCACAGAGAAAGTGGGGGGCCAGGTTCTTTAGGATCTTGTAGGTCATTTCTGTTTTAATGACTGGCTTTTTCTCTGAGTGAGACGAGCAGAAGCCTTTAGAGAATTTAGAGCAGAGGAGGGTCATGGCCTggctgatattttaaaagaatcacaCTGGCTGCTGTCTTAAGAATAAACTGTAGAGGCTAAGGGTGGAAATAGGAAGACCAGCTGGAAGACTTATTACAATAATCCTCAAGCTAAGATAATGGTGGCTTGGACTATGTGGAAGCAGGGAAGTTTGTGAGAAATGATTCGAttatggatatattttgaaggtcaAGTTGACAGGACTTACTAACAAATTAGAGTGGGATCTGAGATAAAGGAGTTGACTTTGACTTTTTCGTTAACTCATTGTCATGCTAGTATAGTTCCTGTA harbors:
- the LOC122707062 gene encoding protein FAM136A-like gives rise to the protein MKSFRATRGRAVRGSPCGRLLPGTARVAMAELQQQLRVQEAVDSVVKSLERENIRKMQGLMFRCSAACCEESQASVQQVHQCIERCHAPLAQAQALVTSELEKFQDRLARCTMYCNDKARDSIDAGSKELHVKRQLETCVTKCVDEHMNLIPTMTRKMKESLSSMGK